In Cervus elaphus chromosome 5, mCerEla1.1, whole genome shotgun sequence, the following proteins share a genomic window:
- the AATK gene encoding serine/threonine-protein kinase LMTK1 isoform X3 codes for MLACLCCKKGGIGFKEFENAEGEEYAADFSAQGSPAAAAQNGPDVYVLPLTEVSLPMAKQPGRSVQLLKSTDLGRHSLLYLEEIGHGWFGKVFLGEVNSGISSTQVVVKELKASASVQEQMQFLEEAQPYRALQHSNLLQCLAQCAEVTPYLLVMEFCPMGDLKGYLRSCRVAESMAPDPLTLQRMACEVACGVLHLHRNNYVHSDLALRNCLLTADLTVKIGDYGLSHGKYREDYFVTADQLWVPLRWIAPELVDEVHCNLLVVDQTKASNVWSLGVTIWELFELGAQPYPHHSDRQVLAYAVREQQLKLPKPQLQLTLSDRWYEVMQFCWLQPEQRPTAEEVHLLLSYLCAKGATEAEEEFERRWRSLRPGGGSAGAGLGVAGLALGGTGELLATSSFPLLEQFAGDGFHAEGDDVLTVTETSHGLNFEYKWEAGRGAEAFPPPEGALSPGREARLQELCVPDGAPPGVVPVLSAHSPSVGSEYFIRLEDPAPAADHDPDCTGCAPSTLAAALRPDGSDHDEDSDGSTAASLVMEPLLGHAPPADGPWGHCDYYPCKSHARDLSCASRSPSPETPMLAEPGAEDIDWGVGAFCPPFFEDPLGISPSRSSGDRLSPGGEELGEAEASRAAQYRRWSSNVSANNNSGSREPESWLPGLSGYTDCCPGVKQTLWAIPELGHPLTPEVPRESLLGPKGASLGQELGHCLGLPHLYPAEGLTPAPCLIASPWTEAAISGGDSPQAEPRLAEEAEGTAGLQLPLPSIPSPSQEGAPLPAEEASTPPTLPASPTPTGSQAPATEPAQTLDSDSGSSSPELEAPGSEDEDTTEATSGVFTDLSSDGPQAEKLDVTPAFRSLQKQVGTPDSLDSLDIPSSASDGGCEVFSPSAVSTPGGQLRALDSGYDTENYESPEFILKEAHEPCEPEAFGELASEGESPGPETRLSASLGGLSEKNPYRDSAYFSDLDTEPEPPVGPKEKHGGVPVPRPEPDLESPKSPRLQSAQPSPELGVPGEAQGAGPREVPPLPLSLSLPEDSSPEPSACPTGPRQEPPWPQDPVQVSPMPNPVSSKIFLLTPVRPSSESHRPELQETLGLLSGSNLQEQTGGPGASRTPLCLTLPGLPAAPEGRPEEEEEDSEDSDESDEELRCYSIQEPSEESEEEVPPVPVVVAESQSARNLRSLLKMPSLLSEAFCEDLERKKKAVSFFDDVTVYLFDQESPTRELGEPFPGAKESPPTFPPGSPGSPSASCRTRRADPSPEGPATEQDGEFEWNDGLMLTPAQEPASRIPAETPKSVAPSPFSRFTVSPAPASRFSITHVSDSDSGSVGGPAAGAGGSCKEA; via the exons GGCCCTGCAGCACAGCAACCTTCTCCAGTGCCTGGCCCAGTGTGCTGAGGTGACGCCCTACCTGCTGGTGATGGAGTTCTGCCCGATG GGGGATCTCAAGGGCTACCTGCGGAGCTGTCGGGTGGCCGAGTCCATGGCGCCCGACCCCCTGACCCTGCAGCGCATGGCCTGCGAGGTGGCCTGTGGCGTCCTGCACCTACATCGCAACAACTATGTGCACAG tgACCTTGCTCTGAGGAACTGTCTGCTCACGGCTGACCTGACGGTCAAGATCGGTGACTACGGCCTGTCTCACGGCAAATACAGG GAGGACTACTTCGTGACGGCTGACCAGCTGTGGGTGCCACTGCGCTGGATCGCGCCTGAGCTGGTGGACGAGGTGCACTGCAACCTGCTGGTGGTAGACCAGACCAAGGCCAGCAACGTGTG GTCCCTAGGCGTGACCATCTGGGAACTCTTCGAACTGGGAGCGCAGCCCTACCCCCACCACTCGGACCGGCAGGTGCTGGCCTATGCTGTCCGAGAACAGCAGCTCAAGCTGCCCAAGCCTCAGCTGCAGCTGACCCTCTCCGACCGCTG GTACGAGGTGATGCAGTTCTGCTGGCTGCAGCCTGAGCAGCGGCCAACGGCCGAGGAAGTGCACCTGCTACTGTCCTACCTGTGCGCCAAGGGCGCCACCGAGGCGGAGGAGGAATTCGAGCGGCGCTGGCGCTCACTGCGGCCCGGTGGGGGCAGCGCCGGTGCCGGGCTAGGGGTGGCAGGCCTAGCCCTGGGGGGCACGGGTGAGCTGCTCGCCACCTCCTCCTTCCCGCTGCTGGAGCAGTTCGCTGGCGACGGCTTCCACGCGGAGGGCGACGACGTGCTGACAGTGACTGAGACCAGCCACGGCCTCAACTTCGAGTACAAGTGGGAAGCGGGCCGCGGCGCCGAGGCCTTCCCGCCACCAGAGGGCGCCCTGAGCCCGGGCCGAGAAGCGCGCCTGCAGGAGCTGTGTGTCCCGGATGGCGCGCCCCCGGGCGTGGTGCCGGTGCTCAGCGCTCACAGCCCCTCGGTGGGCAGTGAGTACTTCATCCGCCTGGAAGACCCCGCGCCTGCCGCGGACCATGACCCCGACTGCACTGGCTGTGCCCCCAGCACGCTTGCCGCTGCCCTGCGCCCCGATGGTAGTGACCACGATGAAGACTCCGACGGGAGCACGGCCGCCTCGCTGGTCATGGAGCCGCTGCTCGGCCACGCGCCGCCCGCGGATGGCCCCTGGGGCCACTGCGACTACTACCCATGCAAGAGCCACGCCCGTGACCTTTCCTGCGCCTCCCGCTCACCCTCACCAGAGACACCGATGCTGGCGGAGCCTGGAGCCGAGGATATCGACTGGGGCGTGGGGGCCTTCTGTCCCCCATTCTTTGAGGACCCACTGGGCATATCCCCCTCGCGGAGCTCTGGGGACCGACTATCCCCAggtggggaggagctgggggaggctgAGGCGTCCAGAGCTGCCCAGTACAGACGCTGGAGCTCCAACGTGTCTGCCAACAACAACAGCGGCAGTCGAGAGCCGGAATCCTGGCTCCCAGGCCTCTCAGGCTACACGGACTGCTGCCCTGGTGTGAAGCAGACCTTGTGGGCCATCCCTGAGCTGGGCCATCCTCTGACCCCAGAGGTTCCCAGAGAGTCTCTTCTTGGGCCGAAGGGGGCCTCCTTGGGTCAGGAGCTGGGCCACTGCCTTGGCCTCCCCCATCTGTATCCTGCTGAGGGCCTGACACCTGCCCCCTGCCTGATCGCCtccccctggacagaggcagCCATAAGCGGGGGTGACAGCCCCCAGGCAGAGCCCAGGCTTGCAGAGGAGGCCGAGGGGACTGCTGGACTCCAACTGCCCCTTCCCTCCATCCCATCCCCATCCCAAGAGGGAGCCCCACTTCCTGCCGAGGAGGCCAGCACCCCGCCCACCCTGCCTGCCTCACCTACGCCCACTGGCAGCCAGGCACCTGCCACTGAGCCAGCCCAGACCCTTGACAGCGACAGCGGTAGCAGCTCCCCTGAGCTGGAGGCTCCAGGGAGTGAAGATGAGGACACGACCGAGGCCACTTCTGGTGTCTTCACTGACTTGTCCAGTGATGGCCCACAGGCTGAGAAACTAGACGTGACACCAGCTTTCCGCTCCCTGCAGAAGCAGGTGGGGACCCCTGACTCCTTGGACTCCCTGGACATCCCGTCCTCGGCCAGTGATGGTGGCTGTGAGGTCTTCAGCCCATCAGCTGTCAGCACCCCTGGCGGGCAGCTCCGAGCCCTGGACAGTGGCTATGACACAGAGAACTACGAGTCCCCAGAGTTCATACTCAAGGAGGCGCATGAGCCCTGTGAGCCCGAGGCCTTTGGGGAGCTGGCCTCAGAGGGTGAGAGCCCGGGGCCCGAGACTCGGCTCTCTGCCTCCCTAGGTGGCCTCAGCGAGAAGAATCCCTACCGCGACTCTGCCTACTTCTCAGACCTGGACACGGAGCCAGAGCCCCCCGTGGGCCCCAAGGAGAAGCATGGAGGTGTCCCAGTCCCCAGGCCGGAGCCTGATCTGGAGAGCCCGAAGAGCCCCAGGCTGCAGTCTGCACAGCCCTCCCCTGAGCTGGGGGTCCCCGGGGAGGCACAGGGCGCTGGCCCCAGGGAGGTGCCACCACTGCCACTCTCACTGTCACTGCCTGAGGACTCTTCCCCAGAGCCAAGCGCCTGCCCCACAGGCCCCAGGCAGGAGCCTCCCTGGCCCCAAGACCCAGTCCAGGTGTCGCCCATGCCCAACCCCGTGAGTTCTAAGATTTTCTTGCTGACTCCAGTCCGGCCAAGCTCAGAAAGCCACCGCCCAGAGCTCCAGGAGACCCTGGGACTGCTGTCAGGGTCGAACCTGCAGGAACAGACGGGGGGCCCAGGTGCCTCCAGAACCCCGCTCTGCCTGACCCTGCCCGGACTCCCCGCGGCCCCGGAGGGGCGGccggaggaggaagaggaggacagCGAGGACAGCGATGAGTCGGACGAAGAGCTCCGCTGCTACAGCATCCAGGAGCCAAGCGAGGAGAGCGAGGAGGAGGTGCCGCCCGTGCCAGTGGTGGTGGCGGAGAGCCAGAGCGCGCGCAACCTGCGCAGCCTGCTTAAGATGCCGAGCCTGCTGTCCGAGGCCTTCTGCGAGGACCTGGAGCGCAAGAAGAAAGCTGTGTCCTTCTTCGACGACGTCACTGTCTACCTCTTTGACCAG GAAAGCCCCACCCGAGAGCTCGGGGAGCCCTTCCCTGGTGCCAAGGAGTCACCCCCCACGTTCCCACCGGGCAGCCCAGGCTCCCCCAGTGCCTCCTGCCGGACACGGCGGGCTGACCCCTCCCCCGAAGGCCCTGCGACTGAACAGG ACGGAGAGTTCGAGTGGAATGATGGTCTCATGCTGACGCCGGCCCAGGAGCCGGCCTCGCGCATCCCCGCCGAGACTCCCAAGTCCGTCGCGCCCAGCCCCTTCTCGCGCTTCACCGTCTCACCAGCGCCTGCGTCCCGCTTCTCCATCACGCATGTCTCCGACTCGGACTCCGGGTCCGTGGGAG GTCCTGCAGCAGGTGCTGGGGGCAGCTGTAAAGAGGCTTGA
- the AATK gene encoding serine/threonine-protein kinase LMTK1 isoform X4 gives MAKQPGRSVQLLKSTDLGRHSLLYLEEIGHGWFGKVFLGEVNSGISSTQVVVKELKASASVQEQMQFLEEAQPYRALQHSNLLQCLAQCAEVTPYLLVMEFCPMGDLKGYLRSCRVAESMAPDPLTLQRMACEVACGVLHLHRNNYVHSDLALRNCLLTADLTVKIGDYGLSHGKYREDYFVTADQLWVPLRWIAPELVDEVHCNLLVVDQTKASNVWSLGVTIWELFELGAQPYPHHSDRQVLAYAVREQQLKLPKPQLQLTLSDRWYEVMQFCWLQPEQRPTAEEVHLLLSYLCAKGATEAEEEFERRWRSLRPGGGSAGAGLGVAGLALGGTGELLATSSFPLLEQFAGDGFHAEGDDVLTVTETSHGLNFEYKWEAGRGAEAFPPPEGALSPGREARLQELCVPDGAPPGVVPVLSAHSPSVGSEYFIRLEDPAPAADHDPDCTGCAPSTLAAALRPDGSDHDEDSDGSTAASLVMEPLLGHAPPADGPWGHCDYYPCKSHARDLSCASRSPSPETPMLAEPGAEDIDWGVGAFCPPFFEDPLGISPSRSSGDRLSPGGEELGEAEASRAAQYRRWSSNVSANNNSGSREPESWLPGLSGYTDCCPGVKQTLWAIPELGHPLTPEVPRESLLGPKGASLGQELGHCLGLPHLYPAEGLTPAPCLIASPWTEAAISGGDSPQAEPRLAEEAEGTAGLQLPLPSIPSPSQEGAPLPAEEASTPPTLPASPTPTGSQAPATEPAQTLDSDSGSSSPELEAPGSEDEDTTEATSGVFTDLSSDGPQAEKLDVTPAFRSLQKQVGTPDSLDSLDIPSSASDGGCEVFSPSAVSTPGGQLRALDSGYDTENYESPEFILKEAHEPCEPEAFGELASEGESPGPETRLSASLGGLSEKNPYRDSAYFSDLDTEPEPPVGPKEKHGGVPVPRPEPDLESPKSPRLQSAQPSPELGVPGEAQGAGPREVPPLPLSLSLPEDSSPEPSACPTGPRQEPPWPQDPVQVSPMPNPVSSKIFLLTPVRPSSESHRPELQETLGLLSGSNLQEQTGGPGASRTPLCLTLPGLPAAPEGRPEEEEEDSEDSDESDEELRCYSIQEPSEESEEEVPPVPVVVAESQSARNLRSLLKMPSLLSEAFCEDLERKKKAVSFFDDVTVYLFDQESPTRELGEPFPGAKESPPTFPPGSPGSPSASCRTRRADPSPEGPATEQDGEFEWNDGLMLTPAQEPASRIPAETPKSVAPSPFSRFTVSPAPASRFSITHVSDSDSGSVGGPAAGAGGSCKEA, from the exons GGCCCTGCAGCACAGCAACCTTCTCCAGTGCCTGGCCCAGTGTGCTGAGGTGACGCCCTACCTGCTGGTGATGGAGTTCTGCCCGATG GGGGATCTCAAGGGCTACCTGCGGAGCTGTCGGGTGGCCGAGTCCATGGCGCCCGACCCCCTGACCCTGCAGCGCATGGCCTGCGAGGTGGCCTGTGGCGTCCTGCACCTACATCGCAACAACTATGTGCACAG tgACCTTGCTCTGAGGAACTGTCTGCTCACGGCTGACCTGACGGTCAAGATCGGTGACTACGGCCTGTCTCACGGCAAATACAGG GAGGACTACTTCGTGACGGCTGACCAGCTGTGGGTGCCACTGCGCTGGATCGCGCCTGAGCTGGTGGACGAGGTGCACTGCAACCTGCTGGTGGTAGACCAGACCAAGGCCAGCAACGTGTG GTCCCTAGGCGTGACCATCTGGGAACTCTTCGAACTGGGAGCGCAGCCCTACCCCCACCACTCGGACCGGCAGGTGCTGGCCTATGCTGTCCGAGAACAGCAGCTCAAGCTGCCCAAGCCTCAGCTGCAGCTGACCCTCTCCGACCGCTG GTACGAGGTGATGCAGTTCTGCTGGCTGCAGCCTGAGCAGCGGCCAACGGCCGAGGAAGTGCACCTGCTACTGTCCTACCTGTGCGCCAAGGGCGCCACCGAGGCGGAGGAGGAATTCGAGCGGCGCTGGCGCTCACTGCGGCCCGGTGGGGGCAGCGCCGGTGCCGGGCTAGGGGTGGCAGGCCTAGCCCTGGGGGGCACGGGTGAGCTGCTCGCCACCTCCTCCTTCCCGCTGCTGGAGCAGTTCGCTGGCGACGGCTTCCACGCGGAGGGCGACGACGTGCTGACAGTGACTGAGACCAGCCACGGCCTCAACTTCGAGTACAAGTGGGAAGCGGGCCGCGGCGCCGAGGCCTTCCCGCCACCAGAGGGCGCCCTGAGCCCGGGCCGAGAAGCGCGCCTGCAGGAGCTGTGTGTCCCGGATGGCGCGCCCCCGGGCGTGGTGCCGGTGCTCAGCGCTCACAGCCCCTCGGTGGGCAGTGAGTACTTCATCCGCCTGGAAGACCCCGCGCCTGCCGCGGACCATGACCCCGACTGCACTGGCTGTGCCCCCAGCACGCTTGCCGCTGCCCTGCGCCCCGATGGTAGTGACCACGATGAAGACTCCGACGGGAGCACGGCCGCCTCGCTGGTCATGGAGCCGCTGCTCGGCCACGCGCCGCCCGCGGATGGCCCCTGGGGCCACTGCGACTACTACCCATGCAAGAGCCACGCCCGTGACCTTTCCTGCGCCTCCCGCTCACCCTCACCAGAGACACCGATGCTGGCGGAGCCTGGAGCCGAGGATATCGACTGGGGCGTGGGGGCCTTCTGTCCCCCATTCTTTGAGGACCCACTGGGCATATCCCCCTCGCGGAGCTCTGGGGACCGACTATCCCCAggtggggaggagctgggggaggctgAGGCGTCCAGAGCTGCCCAGTACAGACGCTGGAGCTCCAACGTGTCTGCCAACAACAACAGCGGCAGTCGAGAGCCGGAATCCTGGCTCCCAGGCCTCTCAGGCTACACGGACTGCTGCCCTGGTGTGAAGCAGACCTTGTGGGCCATCCCTGAGCTGGGCCATCCTCTGACCCCAGAGGTTCCCAGAGAGTCTCTTCTTGGGCCGAAGGGGGCCTCCTTGGGTCAGGAGCTGGGCCACTGCCTTGGCCTCCCCCATCTGTATCCTGCTGAGGGCCTGACACCTGCCCCCTGCCTGATCGCCtccccctggacagaggcagCCATAAGCGGGGGTGACAGCCCCCAGGCAGAGCCCAGGCTTGCAGAGGAGGCCGAGGGGACTGCTGGACTCCAACTGCCCCTTCCCTCCATCCCATCCCCATCCCAAGAGGGAGCCCCACTTCCTGCCGAGGAGGCCAGCACCCCGCCCACCCTGCCTGCCTCACCTACGCCCACTGGCAGCCAGGCACCTGCCACTGAGCCAGCCCAGACCCTTGACAGCGACAGCGGTAGCAGCTCCCCTGAGCTGGAGGCTCCAGGGAGTGAAGATGAGGACACGACCGAGGCCACTTCTGGTGTCTTCACTGACTTGTCCAGTGATGGCCCACAGGCTGAGAAACTAGACGTGACACCAGCTTTCCGCTCCCTGCAGAAGCAGGTGGGGACCCCTGACTCCTTGGACTCCCTGGACATCCCGTCCTCGGCCAGTGATGGTGGCTGTGAGGTCTTCAGCCCATCAGCTGTCAGCACCCCTGGCGGGCAGCTCCGAGCCCTGGACAGTGGCTATGACACAGAGAACTACGAGTCCCCAGAGTTCATACTCAAGGAGGCGCATGAGCCCTGTGAGCCCGAGGCCTTTGGGGAGCTGGCCTCAGAGGGTGAGAGCCCGGGGCCCGAGACTCGGCTCTCTGCCTCCCTAGGTGGCCTCAGCGAGAAGAATCCCTACCGCGACTCTGCCTACTTCTCAGACCTGGACACGGAGCCAGAGCCCCCCGTGGGCCCCAAGGAGAAGCATGGAGGTGTCCCAGTCCCCAGGCCGGAGCCTGATCTGGAGAGCCCGAAGAGCCCCAGGCTGCAGTCTGCACAGCCCTCCCCTGAGCTGGGGGTCCCCGGGGAGGCACAGGGCGCTGGCCCCAGGGAGGTGCCACCACTGCCACTCTCACTGTCACTGCCTGAGGACTCTTCCCCAGAGCCAAGCGCCTGCCCCACAGGCCCCAGGCAGGAGCCTCCCTGGCCCCAAGACCCAGTCCAGGTGTCGCCCATGCCCAACCCCGTGAGTTCTAAGATTTTCTTGCTGACTCCAGTCCGGCCAAGCTCAGAAAGCCACCGCCCAGAGCTCCAGGAGACCCTGGGACTGCTGTCAGGGTCGAACCTGCAGGAACAGACGGGGGGCCCAGGTGCCTCCAGAACCCCGCTCTGCCTGACCCTGCCCGGACTCCCCGCGGCCCCGGAGGGGCGGccggaggaggaagaggaggacagCGAGGACAGCGATGAGTCGGACGAAGAGCTCCGCTGCTACAGCATCCAGGAGCCAAGCGAGGAGAGCGAGGAGGAGGTGCCGCCCGTGCCAGTGGTGGTGGCGGAGAGCCAGAGCGCGCGCAACCTGCGCAGCCTGCTTAAGATGCCGAGCCTGCTGTCCGAGGCCTTCTGCGAGGACCTGGAGCGCAAGAAGAAAGCTGTGTCCTTCTTCGACGACGTCACTGTCTACCTCTTTGACCAG GAAAGCCCCACCCGAGAGCTCGGGGAGCCCTTCCCTGGTGCCAAGGAGTCACCCCCCACGTTCCCACCGGGCAGCCCAGGCTCCCCCAGTGCCTCCTGCCGGACACGGCGGGCTGACCCCTCCCCCGAAGGCCCTGCGACTGAACAGG ACGGAGAGTTCGAGTGGAATGATGGTCTCATGCTGACGCCGGCCCAGGAGCCGGCCTCGCGCATCCCCGCCGAGACTCCCAAGTCCGTCGCGCCCAGCCCCTTCTCGCGCTTCACCGTCTCACCAGCGCCTGCGTCCCGCTTCTCCATCACGCATGTCTCCGACTCGGACTCCGGGTCCGTGGGAG GTCCTGCAGCAGGTGCTGGGGGCAGCTGTAAAGAGGCTTGA